A genomic stretch from Chitinophaga agri includes:
- a CDS encoding L,D-transpeptidase family protein: MKTNNLLILLTLVIATFTYSCGTETKKEKEERAVTVTPRNTDVTPANAYNNFFLDTSDVNKFITAQQLNDTMAARMRSFYNARNFQYAWFDRNGLNEQAYGFRSLYDYSKDTSEGNKSLEYRLNAMMNGDMDSAASPKDANIVKTELQLTQRFIDYYLQQENENIEALEHAVPVTKGEILKQAEKVLGSKEEGMVSNSYTNLKKSLQQYVDLAKKGGWDTITVEKKKRYKKGDSTALIVWAKRRLQATGELADKDTSSLFNDALEAAVKSFEETHGHTPKGVLTDTLLREMNTPAIKLVQRILINLERMHWAPANPAGRLILVNIPEFALHVWNGSKKEFDMPVVVGKEGKSTTMFSGKLDQIVFSPYWNLPNSIVREEVLPAIARNKDYISQKNMEITGERNGLPIVRQLPGKDNPLGKVKFLFPNSFDIYFHDTNQKYLFDRDQRAFSHGCIRLGDPVKMANYLLSDNSSWNAERIDSAMNSGKEKYVRVKDPVPVLITYYTAWADEAGKVQFREDIYDHDAYMAGKLFTDAK; this comes from the coding sequence ATGAAGACGAATAATCTGCTGATTTTACTGACTTTGGTTATAGCGACCTTTACTTATAGTTGTGGGACAGAAACAAAAAAAGAGAAGGAAGAACGTGCTGTCACAGTTACACCCCGTAACACTGATGTGACTCCTGCGAATGCCTATAATAATTTCTTTCTCGACACCAGTGATGTCAATAAATTCATCACTGCGCAGCAGCTGAATGATACGATGGCTGCCAGGATGCGGAGTTTTTATAATGCACGTAACTTCCAGTATGCATGGTTCGACCGTAATGGATTAAATGAGCAGGCATATGGCTTCCGTAGTCTATACGATTATAGTAAAGATACCAGTGAAGGAAATAAATCACTCGAGTACCGGCTGAATGCGATGATGAATGGTGATATGGATTCAGCCGCTTCTCCGAAGGATGCTAACATTGTGAAAACGGAGCTGCAGCTGACACAGCGTTTCATAGATTATTACCTGCAGCAGGAAAATGAGAACATTGAAGCGTTGGAGCATGCGGTGCCTGTTACAAAAGGGGAGATACTGAAGCAGGCCGAGAAAGTGCTGGGCAGTAAGGAAGAGGGCATGGTAAGTAACAGCTACACTAATCTGAAAAAATCACTACAGCAATATGTGGATCTGGCGAAAAAAGGAGGATGGGATACTATTACTGTAGAGAAGAAAAAGCGATATAAAAAAGGTGATAGCACTGCACTTATCGTTTGGGCGAAACGAAGGCTGCAGGCTACCGGAGAACTGGCAGACAAAGACACGTCTTCACTTTTTAATGATGCGCTGGAAGCCGCTGTGAAGAGCTTCGAAGAAACACACGGACATACTCCAAAAGGTGTGCTGACAGATACGCTGCTTCGCGAAATGAATACGCCCGCGATCAAACTTGTACAGCGCATACTCATTAACCTGGAGAGAATGCACTGGGCACCTGCTAATCCTGCAGGAAGACTGATACTTGTCAACATACCGGAATTTGCATTGCATGTATGGAATGGTAGTAAGAAGGAATTTGATATGCCGGTAGTAGTTGGAAAGGAAGGTAAGAGCACCACGATGTTCTCAGGTAAGCTGGATCAGATCGTGTTCAGTCCTTACTGGAACCTGCCTAACAGCATTGTAAGAGAAGAGGTCTTACCTGCTATAGCCAGAAATAAGGATTACATCTCTCAGAAGAATATGGAGATCACGGGAGAGCGGAATGGACTGCCTATCGTGCGACAACTGCCGGGAAAAGACAATCCGCTGGGTAAAGTGAAATTCCTTTTCCCTAACAGCTTTGATATCTACTTCCACGATACCAATCAAAAATACCTTTTTGACAGGGACCAGCGGGCATTTAGTCATGGTTGCATTCGTCTGGGAGACCCTGTAAAAATGGCCAACTATCTGTTATCGGATAACAGCAGCTGGAATGCTGAGCGGATAGACAGCGCCATGAACAGTGGAAAGGAAAAGTATGTGAGAGTGAAAGATCCTGTGCCGGTGCTGATCACCTATTATACCGCCTGGGCAGATGAGGCAGGTAAAGTACAGTTCAGAGAAGATATCTATGACCATGACGCCTATATGGCAGGTAAGCTATTTACTGATGCTAAATAA
- a CDS encoding adhesin, whose translation MGTKNNTKIYGREELKEHFRNGKLPTEHHFAHLIDSTINKQEDGFSKDEENGMVVAALGTSKRLVSFYRTNDDLEPFFLMEKDEREYPGLRMQPHIDTADVARNDDKSFFFHMNGNMGVGTRCNPCYKLEVSGFVAMEGRVGTYLIGKVPADGNWYPIISGLDNCQAFEVIARTGKRNSGRFAILHAFAVSAFGRSCGSIRKASSHYGFFWNRLRLRWKGGNHHYALQLRTNSNYGPDVEIYYRITRLWDDTAFMPKEYYH comes from the coding sequence ATGGGGACGAAAAATAACACCAAGATATACGGCAGGGAGGAACTGAAAGAGCATTTCAGGAACGGGAAGCTGCCAACAGAACATCACTTCGCACACCTGATCGATTCCACGATCAATAAACAGGAGGACGGATTTTCGAAAGATGAGGAGAATGGTATGGTCGTCGCTGCACTGGGGACTTCTAAACGGCTGGTCTCCTTCTATCGTACCAACGATGACCTGGAACCTTTTTTCCTGATGGAGAAAGACGAGCGTGAGTATCCGGGGCTGCGGATGCAGCCGCATATTGATACAGCTGATGTTGCGAGGAATGACGACAAGAGTTTCTTCTTTCATATGAATGGAAATATGGGAGTAGGCACAAGATGTAATCCCTGTTATAAGCTGGAAGTCTCAGGGTTTGTGGCCATGGAAGGTCGCGTAGGGACTTACTTGATTGGGAAGGTACCAGCAGATGGCAACTGGTATCCCATCATCAGCGGATTGGATAACTGTCAGGCATTTGAAGTCATCGCACGTACAGGTAAACGTAATTCCGGTCGGTTTGCTATCCTGCACGCATTTGCTGTCAGCGCCTTTGGCAGGTCCTGCGGTAGCATCCGGAAAGCATCCTCTCACTATGGCTTCTTCTGGAACCGTCTGCGCCTGCGTTGGAAGGGCGGGAACCATCATTATGCATTGCAGCTGCGTACGAACAGTAACTACGGTCCGGATGTGGAGATATATTACAGGATCACCCGTTTATGGGATGATACGGCGTTTATGCCGAAAGAATACTATCACTAG
- a CDS encoding ATP-binding protein has product MDTHLIAANAAALQAALQWFAKVLQVRMQRYFEEADGAQMDEPPPPATDDNSVFSQIIRHYKMSVSERLLLLLALCPHLQPQLLDIFYVKNSTYDRGFTEFGGIKGNQHGGFLPTGETAAFLLAANDLLQRLQLLQLFSPNHFFIRDNILKLVSPHTDEPMLSGALQITPEYLSYFTHGIPYQPHYSAQFPAKQIRTGLDWKDLVLDPHTLTEVEEIRTWIEHGNTLLRDWKMESRIKPGYRALFYGPPGTGKSFTACLLGKTFGLDVYRIDLSMIVSKYIGETEKNLAGVFDQAANKNWILFFDEADALFGKRSATNSSNDRYANQEVAYLLQRIEDFPGLVILATNLKANIDEAFGRRFQSMIYFPVPSPSQRQRLWQQSFPQDAELDAAISLEELARKHELAGGSIINVVQYSCLAALKRNSRTILLKDIHTGIRKEFSKEGKTLNL; this is encoded by the coding sequence ATGGATACTCACCTGATCGCTGCGAACGCGGCAGCATTGCAGGCAGCACTGCAATGGTTTGCGAAGGTATTACAGGTACGCATGCAGCGTTACTTTGAAGAGGCGGACGGTGCTCAGATGGACGAGCCGCCACCGCCTGCTACGGACGATAACTCTGTCTTTTCACAGATCATACGGCATTACAAAATGAGTGTGTCAGAAAGACTGTTGTTGCTGCTGGCTTTATGTCCGCATCTGCAACCGCAGTTGCTCGATATCTTCTATGTCAAGAACAGTACCTACGATCGTGGTTTTACTGAGTTCGGTGGTATTAAGGGAAATCAGCATGGAGGCTTCCTGCCTACCGGCGAAACAGCCGCATTCCTGCTGGCAGCGAATGATCTGTTACAACGTTTGCAGCTGTTGCAACTGTTCAGTCCCAATCACTTCTTCATCCGTGATAATATATTGAAGCTCGTCTCTCCACATACTGACGAGCCTATGTTAAGTGGTGCGTTGCAGATAACACCGGAATACCTGAGTTACTTCACCCATGGCATTCCTTACCAGCCGCATTATAGTGCGCAGTTTCCGGCGAAGCAGATCCGCACAGGGCTGGACTGGAAGGACCTGGTGCTGGACCCGCATACGCTGACAGAGGTGGAGGAGATCCGCACCTGGATAGAGCATGGTAATACATTGCTACGTGACTGGAAGATGGAGAGCAGGATCAAACCTGGTTACCGGGCTTTATTTTATGGTCCGCCGGGTACGGGTAAATCTTTCACGGCCTGTCTGCTGGGTAAAACATTTGGTCTGGACGTATACCGGATAGACCTTTCTATGATCGTGTCGAAATATATCGGAGAAACGGAGAAGAACCTGGCAGGTGTATTTGACCAGGCGGCTAACAAGAACTGGATACTTTTCTTTGATGAGGCAGATGCCCTGTTCGGGAAGCGGAGTGCCACCAATTCTTCCAATGACCGTTACGCAAACCAGGAAGTGGCTTACCTCCTGCAGCGTATAGAGGACTTTCCGGGCCTGGTCATACTGGCGACGAATCTGAAAGCGAATATTGATGAAGCTTTTGGCAGGCGGTTTCAGTCGATGATCTATTTTCCTGTTCCATCTCCGTCACAGCGGCAACGCCTCTGGCAACAGTCCTTCCCGCAGGACGCGGAACTGGATGCGGCTATCAGCCTGGAAGAGCTCGCGCGGAAACATGAACTGGCAGGAGGGTCCATCATTAACGTAGTACAGTACAGTTGCCTGGCAGCCCTGAAAAGGAATAGCCGGACTATCCTGCTGAAAGACATACACACCGGCATCCGCAAGGAATTCAGCAAGGAAGGAAAGACGTTGAATCTATAA
- a CDS encoding contractile injection system tape measure protein yields the protein MSETPHMIRRWMFDIRYADKDRAKELQDKFSVLFNHHLSAAAEEVIDKVLLPGESCWIPELELDLGTIHYSNFEQDLLRILPEALEKALCDRIAKSGQTPDSNNGVLRFNTTEQRHYALLSHYLLTGSMPWWASAEEGSSLEAILLKLIAASPSQFAVFIVDVARQEYVLRRIAWHFSKHAVQQIITSLEEEQATFILGYITGVITLHNKQALVAHAQNEFERAVWLFVLTYLVTDNSGQFNRKQFIRRHLERLARHFNADYIHLLYIFRKAIDLYRQYIPSDSFVTFIQVLYEENAAAGIHADSGSAYAVLPYDGNDHVNVPRLLPLNGVPHTDIPLPLLWINYDTIPVREDREEVWQQAVTLFRAFITGQPLPSWFSRLQQQRQDVLMKQAVILLFRKRPMLLAGMWEQPLPVLQARLHVHELFDKPVTPLEENIREQLQRYAEQDTIQFLQQSLPHTFIQHRNSFREIWLQYRQRSHTERLSFYRHVLAPVAVLNQVAVHTSEDDFWMMMRDALPLLWGNHTIAALQQWQQLLEGLVTDNLERERIKLLFRQFNLLWLSGRIQINSSESYISQLAQYLHSFGETTVKKLLQAIVQQDMGSVTTFMQIRNALPALQQATAALMKADALPQQNTGTMSGEQITSQQEQPFLPPAQQPYESLFARPVKPAASEQEAVRIQNAGLVLLHPFFSHYFSRLNMLTKGQFNDEKARQRAIRLLQLLVDGGTGHAEHTLLLNRVLCDMPWQEPLDPDIIITEDEKALSQGLLNAAIQQWPKMHNSSIEGFRASFLQRDGLLWQTEEAWMLRVEKRSYDIILQTLPWSYGMMRFSWLSKPVYTEWILT from the coding sequence ATGAGTGAGACGCCACATATGATCCGGCGATGGATGTTTGATATCCGGTATGCGGACAAGGACCGCGCAAAGGAGTTACAGGATAAATTCAGTGTGCTTTTTAATCATCATTTGTCTGCTGCCGCAGAAGAGGTTATTGATAAGGTATTACTGCCGGGAGAAAGCTGCTGGATACCCGAGCTGGAGCTGGACCTGGGCACTATACACTACAGCAATTTCGAGCAGGACCTGTTGCGTATCTTGCCGGAGGCACTGGAAAAGGCATTGTGTGACCGGATCGCTAAATCAGGACAAACACCGGATAGTAATAATGGTGTACTGCGTTTCAACACCACTGAACAACGGCATTACGCCCTGCTTTCCCATTACCTGCTGACGGGCAGTATGCCCTGGTGGGCGAGCGCGGAAGAAGGAAGTTCCCTGGAAGCGATCCTGCTAAAACTGATTGCAGCATCTCCTTCACAGTTTGCTGTCTTCATTGTAGATGTGGCCCGGCAGGAATATGTATTGAGGAGGATTGCCTGGCATTTCTCCAAACATGCCGTGCAGCAGATCATCACTTCCCTGGAAGAAGAGCAGGCGACTTTTATATTAGGCTATATAACAGGCGTCATTACCCTACACAACAAACAGGCGCTCGTCGCGCATGCACAGAATGAATTTGAAAGGGCGGTATGGCTGTTTGTACTGACCTACCTGGTCACAGACAACAGCGGACAGTTCAACCGTAAGCAGTTCATCCGCCGGCACCTGGAACGGCTGGCCCGCCACTTCAATGCGGACTATATCCATCTGCTGTACATTTTCCGTAAAGCTATAGACCTTTACCGGCAATACATCCCCTCTGATTCTTTCGTCACCTTCATCCAGGTATTGTATGAAGAAAATGCGGCTGCAGGCATCCATGCGGATAGTGGTTCGGCGTATGCCGTATTGCCTTATGACGGCAATGACCATGTCAATGTACCCAGGCTGTTACCGCTGAATGGCGTACCCCATACAGATATACCGCTTCCCCTGTTATGGATCAACTATGACACGATACCCGTCAGGGAAGACAGGGAAGAGGTGTGGCAGCAGGCAGTGACCCTGTTCCGGGCATTCATCACCGGACAGCCTTTACCGTCCTGGTTCAGCCGCCTGCAGCAACAACGGCAGGACGTGCTGATGAAGCAGGCGGTGATACTCCTGTTCAGGAAACGACCGATGTTGCTGGCGGGTATGTGGGAGCAGCCATTGCCGGTCTTGCAGGCAAGACTGCATGTACATGAGCTGTTCGACAAACCGGTCACGCCGCTGGAAGAAAATATCAGGGAACAGTTACAGCGTTATGCCGAGCAGGATACCATTCAGTTCCTGCAACAATCATTGCCGCATACATTTATCCAGCACCGGAACAGTTTCCGGGAAATATGGCTCCAGTACCGGCAGCGCTCTCATACCGAAAGGCTCTCTTTCTACCGGCATGTGCTGGCGCCTGTTGCGGTATTGAACCAGGTAGCGGTACATACCTCGGAAGATGATTTCTGGATGATGATGCGTGATGCGCTGCCGCTGTTATGGGGAAACCATACTATTGCCGCATTACAGCAATGGCAGCAGCTACTGGAAGGGCTTGTCACTGATAACCTGGAACGGGAAAGAATAAAACTGTTGTTCCGTCAGTTCAACCTGCTCTGGTTGTCCGGCAGGATACAGATCAATAGCAGCGAGTCGTATATCAGTCAGCTGGCCCAGTATCTTCATAGCTTTGGAGAGACGACCGTAAAGAAACTTTTACAGGCTATCGTGCAGCAGGACATGGGTAGCGTGACTACCTTTATGCAGATACGCAATGCATTGCCCGCGTTACAACAGGCGACGGCTGCGTTAATGAAAGCGGATGCACTACCTCAGCAAAATACAGGGACCATGTCCGGAGAACAGATCACATCACAGCAGGAACAGCCATTCTTGCCACCTGCACAGCAACCGTATGAAAGCCTGTTTGCACGCCCGGTGAAGCCGGCAGCGTCTGAACAGGAAGCGGTGAGGATACAGAATGCAGGTCTGGTATTGCTGCATCCGTTCTTTAGTCACTATTTCTCAAGACTGAACATGCTGACCAAAGGCCAGTTCAATGATGAAAAGGCCAGGCAGCGTGCGATACGCCTGTTACAGCTGCTGGTAGATGGAGGGACGGGGCATGCTGAACATACCTTATTGCTCAACAGGGTATTATGTGATATGCCTTGGCAGGAGCCACTGGATCCTGATATTATTATTACTGAAGACGAAAAGGCACTCTCACAGGGACTGCTCAATGCCGCGATCCAGCAATGGCCCAAGATGCATAACAGTTCAATCGAAGGTTTCCGGGCGTCTTTCCTGCAAAGGGACGGGCTGTTATGGCAAACGGAAGAAGCGTGGATGCTGCGTGTTGAAAAGCGCAGTTATGACATTATTTTACAAACACTACCCTGGAGCTATGGCATGATGCGTTTTTCATGGCTCTCTAAACCAGTATATACAGAATGGATACTCACCTGA